The Candidatus Nitrosocosmicus arcticus DNA segment AGGTCATTTCATTGGCTCAAATTAGAAAGACCTTGGAGGACCATATTGATATATCCATGGAAGAAATATCCCCCAATTTGAAGGAATTACTAACGGCTACTGTCGGAGCACGACTGATCGCCAAAGCAGGGAGCTTGAAAAGGCTAGCTTCATTGTCTTCTAGCACGATTCAGATTCTTGGTGCTGAAAAGGCGTTATTTAGAACTTTGAAAACTGGTGCTAATCCTCCAAAACACGGCTTACTCTTTCAGCATCCCGTCATTCATTCTGCCCCAAAATGGCAAAGGGGCAAATTGGCAAGGGCCATTTCTTCGAAAGCTGCAATTGCTGCGAGAGTTGATCTTTATAGTCGTAATCCCGAATCAAGCAATACATTGGCAAGTAAGTTGAATGACCGGATAACAGAAATTCAAGAAAAGTATAAAGAGCCTTCCGAAATTCAACAGAGACAACAGCAGCAAAATTTCAAACGAGCCGATAGGGATTCCTATACTAGAAATAAAGGAAAGCAATACGGGAGAGATAGAGATAAAGATAGAGATGGGGATCGAGATTTTAAATTTAAGAAGAATAAGTTCAAAAAAAGATTTCATAAATCAAATAAAAAGTGATGGGTTGTATTTACAATAGAAGGTATGTTAGATGAACCAATTATCCTTGTATAAATCGTTTGACAATGGGTCTTTTGTTATTTTGGTAGACCAGGCAAAAGAGAGATACCTTGCAACCCAAAATCTGGACACAGGAAAAAGTGTTTATGGAGAAAAAATAATAAAAATTGACGATCTTGAGTATAGAATTTGGGAACCTTATAGAAGCAAATTAGCTGGAGCATTGTTGAAGAATCTTAAAGAAAATCCAATTAAGGAATCTTCTTCAGTCCTTTATTTGGGTGCGTCAACTGGAACAACCGTGAGTCATATATCAGATATAGTGGGAAATAAAGGGATGGTATTTGCAGTCGAACCGTCTGTCCGTGTTGCAAGGGAATTTTTGGAAAATGTCGCCTCAAGAAGAAAAAATATTATTCCTATTTTAATGGATGCAAGAAGATTTTTGCATTATTATTCGTACTATGGTTTGGTGGATGTAGTGTACTCAGATATTGCACAACCCGATCAAACTGATATTGCGATCAATAACTGCAAATGTTACTTAAAATCCGGAGGGGATTTGATAATTGTTATTAAGACAAGAAGTATTGACGTATTGACCGATCCTAAATTGGTAACTCAAAACGAAGCAAAGAAACTCGAGAATAATCAATTCCAAATTTTACAGATTATTAATCTTGAGCCTTTTGATAAGGATCATTCATTAATTCATGCAAAATATGTAGGTTAAGATGTTTGATCAGTGAAAGTATTTATCAGAAAAGCTTTGTTTGAGCACATTCATTCATTAGGTTCTTGACAGGGCTCCACGAGAACCTGATGTGTTCTTTCGTTTCATTATTAAAAAGATGATTTCTCAAAAATAATTTTGTTGATGGATCAGATGGATATCCTGACCCTATTTTTTTACATAAGATGTCCTCTATTTTCTTAATCTCTCTATCCCTAGTTACCTTGGCTATTATAGATGCTGCAGAAACTATCAAATTGTCTGCATCAGCCTTGTGAAAACAGTATATTTTGACTGACTTATTTGTCAAATTTTTTAGGATTGACTGCTTGAATCGATCGGGCTTTACATCACATGCGTCAATAATAATTTTGTCTGCACTAATATTGTCTGCAGTGATTGTCATAAATCTTGATTCCAGGACATTCAATTTTTTATGACTCACGTATTTGTCAATAGTCATCGGATTAATTCTGCATACGAAAACAGAAACAGCTGATTGTAAAATCTTAGTATACATTGTTTCTCTTTTTTGGACTGTAAGTTTTTTAGAATCTGTTATGCCCTCATTCCTGATACTTTCTATTCCTGTTGAGTCGAATGAGATACCTGCAATTACTAGGGGACCAATTACAGAGCCTCGCCCAGCTTCATCAATTCCGCCTAACAGCAATTTAATCTATTCTTGTTGAGTTCACTAATCCTATATTAACGAAATACTCTCGATTACTCTCATATAAACAAGTTAATTTGCCGCAAAAAATTGAAGCAAATCATAGATCGACTTTGCATATGCTTGAACCTGTCGTAATTGATTCAAAATGGCTCATCATCTATTACCGATACCTATAATCTTTTAGTGCTAAATAATTCTGAACCTTTAGCTCGTATTAATACAGAAAGAATCAATTTAATGAACGTATTTAAAGGTATCAAACATGTTGGCCCATTGTGTTTAACCTAAGGAATAGATATGCAGACAGGATTACTTGCAAATCGCGTTCCCAAACCAGTTACAAGAATCTGGTACAAATGGCATATCATTAATTTGATTTTATGATGGGAAAGAATTAACAAAAGCAAATTCCTTGATGTATTGATAATAAATACCACTGATCGTTAGAATAAATTATAGTTACTATAGGTTATCAATTTGATCCTGAAAGAACAATATTAACCATTTGATTTAACCCCTGTAAATGAAAATTTGTTTATTTCTCATCCACCATATATGTATACGTTAAATCTACTAGGATTAAATTCAAGGATTAATCTCAGAAAATAGAAATTCTGAAGAAAACGAGGGTTAATAAAGAGATAAATTCTATGACTAGAAAAATATGTAATTGCTACTCTTTCGAACTATTTACGATTTGAATAAAAATGGGAATCTTTTGTCTAAACAATCTTTTTCAAATCCTCAATCATTTAAAGTCTTTGTTGTGGTAGCTACTTTTCAATCTTACAAGAAAATTTGCAATTAGAAAAAGCCAATGCCATAAAAAATGAGTTTAATTCGAAAACAAAAAATCCCAAATGATTAGTGCTGACCTTCCTATAGGTACGAAGGCTATTAGTGTAATATTATTTTACTTCCATAGGATGGAATTGAGATTGAATAAATATGGGATGTGCCTCCCTTTATTATTTGGAAAAAAAGAATGCCACGTATGATTGGTCAAAGATCAAAGAAGGGGGGGTCACGCTTTTGGTTCCATCCCGATCACTAGACCAAAAGGAGCCTCCTAAATTTCCTGCTTTCTTTAACCCGGCAGCAAAATTTAATAGAGATATTTCTATTTTCATATACCGACATTACTTTGATCGGTCACGAAATAATATTTCCTTTGTCGATTCAATGTGTGGTTTGGGAGCAAGAGGAGTAAGAGTCGGGAAAGAGATCCCACAGATTCAGAAAGTGGTTTTTAATGATATTAATATGTTATCATCTCAAACTGCGAAGGTCAATACGATAATAAACAATGTATACCACAAGTGTGATTTTTATACTTCAGAAACCTGTGGTTTCCTGTCCGCTAGTTCAAATTTTGAAAATCGCGCGACGATAATTGATTTGGATCCTTTCGGAACGCCTGCACCTTTTTTGGATTGCATCTTGCGTGCGGTTGAAAATGACGGCATGATCTCAATAACTGCGACCGATACCGCGGTACTGCTAGGTGTTTACCCACGAGTTTGTTATAGAAAATATTATGGAATACCTTTGAGAACTATGTATTCTGTGGAAATAGGTACAAGATTGTTACTATCTTGTACAGCGTTAATCGCTTCCAGGCTTGACCTGTATATTACTCCTATATTTGCACATTCATACCGAAATTATATCCGAATTTATTGCAAAGTATCAAAAAGCAATTACTTAGCGAATAAGATATCTGACAAAATAGGCTCTGTTCTTCATTGTCACGAATGTGGATATAGAGAATTGATGAAAAAAAGTCTTTCTGATATTAATTGTCCTTTGTGTCAGAAAAAAATGAGGATGGGTGGTCCATTATGGATATCTCACATATTCGATAAAAATGTGATTTTCAAAATACTGGCTGAAATCCTTGAATCGGAAACAAGAAACGCACAAGAATCAAAACTTGGTATTCAAAATATAAATCATATCAAGAGGTTTTTCGAGATTGCCTCTAAAGAATTAGATCATATTCCGTATCATTACATTAGTGACGAATTTGGGAAATTAATGAAGAATAGTACCCATCCACTTCCTAAGATAGTTGATAAACTAATTATGGATGGATACAACGCCAGCCCGACCGTTTTTTCATCGACTGGGTTTAAGACAGACGCGAATCTACGAGAAATTAAGTCTAGCCTTTCGAATCTTTAAAAAAATTGGTTTTTTTAGTTTGAGTAAAGACAACAATATGATGTTGAGAAATACAAACATCCTCTATTCCGTTATTTACTCGAATGTTCAGACACTAACGAGTGTAATTTCCGAATTTGGAATTATGATGGATTTTGAATATTTGCTATTCTTCTCAATTATTAGATCTAACCCATCCTTTATCCTTTGCAGCGATTTCAATCCCAATTTGTCGGAATAGATTCGAGGAAGACTTGAAATTAAAAAGATCTCGTATTTTTCTCTTAATAAGTTGAGAAAATTAATGTGTTCCAAATCTTTTGAATAATGATACTTATTTAGTCCATTTAAATCTAGTCGGTTTTCAATTAGTTTAAGCAATGCCCCATTACCTACTCCACCTCTATTTTCCGATAATAATATTATTATTCCATTATCTCTCACTGCATGGTAATTATTCCATAAGAGGTTTAAACTATTTCCGAGCGTCAATTGGCCGGAATAATTAGTGTTACCGGAAATGAACGCGGATTTTGAAGATTCGGCGGTTGGTTGAGTTATTGACTTAAATCTTTCAATGGCTTGGTTAAAAGAATGTGTGGGGTCTCCGATAAAGATCGAGTCTATTCCTTCGTTATTAGAAATTACATGTATTGATTGAAAATTAAGTTTAGATGTAACTTCAATTGCCAATTTAAGAGGTTCATTATACTTACCAGGCTGAGGTAACGAATCAAAGATGCTAGAGTAAACTTGGTTCATTCCATCGGGATAGCATTCCCTCAGTAGTCTGACTGGGGATCCAGTGTAACCGAATACCGGATCATATTCGATCCTATCTATTATTATGATGTTGTTAAATTTACTTACTTTGTCCAATACTTCTTCGCTGGCTAGTCTACTGAAGCTAATGCCATTTTCACCAAGCTGTTGTTTTACTCTTTGAGGAATAGATTTTGAAAGTATACAGTACTCAATATTTTCAATATTCAATTCTTTGGATTTGTTTTGGATAAATGTTAGCATTG contains these protein-coding regions:
- a CDS encoding fibrillarin-like rRNA/tRNA 2'-O-methyltransferase; protein product: MNQLSLYKSFDNGSFVILVDQAKERYLATQNLDTGKSVYGEKIIKIDDLEYRIWEPYRSKLAGALLKNLKENPIKESSSVLYLGASTGTTVSHISDIVGNKGMVFAVEPSVRVAREFLENVASRRKNIIPILMDARRFLHYYSYYGLVDVVYSDIAQPDQTDIAINNCKCYLKSGGDLIIVIKTRSIDVLTDPKLVTQNEAKKLENNQFQILQIINLEPFDKDHSLIHAKYVG
- the rnhB gene encoding ribonuclease HII; protein product: MLLGGIDEAGRGSVIGPLVIAGISFDSTGIESIRNEGITDSKKLTVQKRETMYTKILQSAVSVFVCRINPMTIDKYVSHKKLNVLESRFMTITADNISADKIIIDACDVKPDRFKQSILKNLTNKSVKIYCFHKADADNLIVSAASIIAKVTRDREIKKIEDILCKKIGSGYPSDPSTKLFLRNHLFNNETKEHIRFSWSPVKNLMNECAQTKLF